The genomic interval TAGTGCCCTCACAATAACCACTGCCGGCTTTACTGAATAACCTGAATATTATCATGATTGCGCAACGCAGCCTTTTATGCCTCGGTTTTCTTTTCTTCCTGGCTGTTAATATTTGCGCTGTAGATGTTAGCCTTGCCCAAGAGGCAACGCGCTATACAGTGAAAAAAGGCGATACCCTCTACAGTATCGCCCGAACACACGGCCTTACCGTGTCTGACGTTAAA from Bacteroidota bacterium carries:
- a CDS encoding LysM peptidoglycan-binding domain-containing protein; this translates as MIAQRSLLCLGFLFFLAVNICAVDVSLAQEATRYTVKKGDTLYSIARTHGLTVSDVKNLNSLDGNTIYVGQELVVSTAAAQPQAPLPTLPDPVFQPASDPVIPREVMDAEEK